In one Arachis duranensis cultivar V14167 chromosome 9, aradu.V14167.gnm2.J7QH, whole genome shotgun sequence genomic region, the following are encoded:
- the LOC107466986 gene encoding cyclin-T1-3 isoform X2, with translation MSFVRNFEPEGRHLHGGYRSTYDHANYAKYDAVPASLKRRKYAAPAWEDSQMYYLPYTVQNNFSSANFQAPPTRSNADTSTSASLQLDWSIFEDDKPSFMSRDEIDRYSPSRKDGIDVRHETHLRYSYCAYLQNLGMRLELPQTTIGTAMVLCHRFFVRRSHACHDRFLIATAALFLAAKSEESPRPLNNVLRASSEILHKQDFTMLSYLFPIDWFEQYRERLFEAEQLILTTLNFELNVQHPYAPLTSVLNKLGLSKTILVNLALNLVSEGIFTRLACWPI, from the exons ATGTCTTTTGTGCGGAATTTTGAACCGGAAGGAAGACATCTACACGGAGGTTATAGGTCCACCTATGATCATGCTAATTATGCTAAGTACGATGCTGTCCCAGCATCCTTGAAAAGGAGAAAATATGCAGCTCCTGCTTGGGAAGATAGCCAGATGTACTATCTTCCATACACTGTCCAAAACAATTTCTCATCAGCCAATTTCCAAGCTCCTCCTACAAGATCCAATGCGGATACATCAACATCTGCTAGCTTGCAGCTTGATTGGTCTATATTTGAAGATGATAAGCCATCCTTCATGTCAAGGGACGAGATTGACAGATATTCTCCATCAAGAAAAGATGGCATTGATGTGCGTCACGAAACACACTTGCGGTACTCCTATTGTGCTTACCTCCAGAACCTTGGAATGCGGCTTGAACT GCCTCAAACTACCATTGGGACGGCTATGGTTCTATGCCACCGATTTTTTGTTCGGAGATCACATGCCTGCCATGATAGATTT TTGATTGCTACTGCTGCCCTTTTCCTAGCTGCAAAGTCGGAGGAATCGCCACGCCCTTTGAACAATGTTTTGCGGGCATCTAGTGAAATCTTACATAAACAAGATTTTACCATGTTGTCCTATCTTTTTCCTATT GATTGGTTTGAACAGTATCGTGAGCGATTGTTTGAGGCTGAACAGTTGATTCTGACTACCCTAAATTTTGAACTCAATGTGCAACATCCATATGCACCCCTTACATCTGTTCTTAACAAATTAGGTCTATCAAAGACCATTTTGGTGAACCTGGCTTTAAACCTGGTCAGTGAAGG GATATTCACAAGATTAGCGTGCTGGCCTATATGA
- the LOC107466986 gene encoding cyclin-T1-4 isoform X1, with the protein MSFVRNFEPEGRHLHGGYRSTYDHANYAKYDAVPASLKRRKYAAPAWEDSQMYYLPYTVQNNFSSANFQAPPTRSNADTSTSASLQLDWSIFEDDKPSFMSRDEIDRYSPSRKDGIDVRHETHLRYSYCAYLQNLGMRLELPQTTIGTAMVLCHRFFVRRSHACHDRFLIATAALFLAAKSEESPRPLNNVLRASSEILHKQDFTMLSYLFPIDWFEQYRERLFEAEQLILTTLNFELNVQHPYAPLTSVLNKLGLSKTILVNLALNLVSEGLRSSLWLQFKPEHIAAGAAYLAAKFLNMDLAADRNIWQEFQTTPSILQDVSQQLLELF; encoded by the exons ATGTCTTTTGTGCGGAATTTTGAACCGGAAGGAAGACATCTACACGGAGGTTATAGGTCCACCTATGATCATGCTAATTATGCTAAGTACGATGCTGTCCCAGCATCCTTGAAAAGGAGAAAATATGCAGCTCCTGCTTGGGAAGATAGCCAGATGTACTATCTTCCATACACTGTCCAAAACAATTTCTCATCAGCCAATTTCCAAGCTCCTCCTACAAGATCCAATGCGGATACATCAACATCTGCTAGCTTGCAGCTTGATTGGTCTATATTTGAAGATGATAAGCCATCCTTCATGTCAAGGGACGAGATTGACAGATATTCTCCATCAAGAAAAGATGGCATTGATGTGCGTCACGAAACACACTTGCGGTACTCCTATTGTGCTTACCTCCAGAACCTTGGAATGCGGCTTGAACT GCCTCAAACTACCATTGGGACGGCTATGGTTCTATGCCACCGATTTTTTGTTCGGAGATCACATGCCTGCCATGATAGATTT TTGATTGCTACTGCTGCCCTTTTCCTAGCTGCAAAGTCGGAGGAATCGCCACGCCCTTTGAACAATGTTTTGCGGGCATCTAGTGAAATCTTACATAAACAAGATTTTACCATGTTGTCCTATCTTTTTCCTATT GATTGGTTTGAACAGTATCGTGAGCGATTGTTTGAGGCTGAACAGTTGATTCTGACTACCCTAAATTTTGAACTCAATGTGCAACATCCATATGCACCCCTTACATCTGTTCTTAACAAATTAGGTCTATCAAAGACCATTTTGGTGAACCTGGCTTTAAACCTGGTCAGTGAAGG GCTTCGGAGTTCTCTTTGGCTTCAATTTAAACCTGAACATATTGCTGCTGGAGCTGCATATCTTGCTGCCAAGTTTCTCAACATGGATCTTGCTGCTGATCGGAACATCTGGCAAGAGTTCCAGACAACACCATCCATTCTTCAAG ATGTCTCGCAGCAATTATTGGAGCTCTTCTGA